A region of Paenibacillus sp. 37 DNA encodes the following proteins:
- a CDS encoding stage V sporulation protein D, which yields MKGSSVNLRRRLLWSLMILVLLFSALMIRLAYVQLGEGPELSAKAEESWRRNIPYSAKRGEILDRNGTSLAYNVTTPTIMAIPAQVKEAETTAKALAPLLGMTEEKVLATIKKRELIVRLQPGGRKITMEKAQRIRDLKLPGIVVAEDNKRFYPYDDLAAHILGFTGIDNQGLTGVEKKYDDKLNGLNGSVSYLSDAAGRLMPGSSEKYVEPKDGLNLKLTIDKSIQSIMERELDQAMVKFQANSALAIAMNPKTGEILGMSSRPGYEPADYQQYPAEIYNRNLPIWMTYEPGSTFKIITLAAALEEKKVNLQQDQFFDPGYVEVGGARLRCWKKGGHGSQTFLQVVENSCNPGFVALGQRLGKESLFSYIKDFGFGTKTGIDLSGEASGILFKLSRVGPVELATTAFGQGVSVTPIQQVAAVSAAINGGKLYKPYVTKAWVHPVTGEVMEEAKPELVRQVISENTSKQVREALESVVAKGTGRPAFIDGYRVGGKTGTAQKVINGRYSSTEHIVSFIGFAPADDPQIVVYTAVDNPKGIQFGGVVAAPIVQNILEDALHYMNVPVRKDQVAKEYKYGETKIVTVPDLTGATVEDLYEDLNMNFMLAKSGSGKYVINQAPKPGARVDQGSTIRIYMGNVLNDAHDHTKDE from the coding sequence GTGAAAGGATCAAGCGTAAATCTGCGGCGCAGGTTGCTATGGAGTTTAATGATTTTAGTTTTGTTATTTTCGGCCCTGATGATCAGGCTTGCTTATGTACAGCTCGGGGAAGGCCCTGAATTGTCAGCAAAAGCAGAAGAATCCTGGCGGCGTAATATTCCTTATTCAGCCAAGCGGGGGGAGATCCTGGATCGAAATGGAACCTCTCTGGCCTATAATGTGACAACACCGACCATTATGGCCATTCCGGCTCAGGTTAAAGAAGCTGAAACGACAGCTAAAGCGCTGGCCCCATTGCTTGGGATGACGGAAGAAAAAGTGCTCGCAACCATCAAGAAACGAGAACTCATTGTACGACTACAACCCGGCGGCCGCAAAATTACGATGGAGAAAGCTCAGCGCATCCGTGATTTGAAGCTTCCGGGTATCGTTGTTGCTGAGGACAATAAACGTTTTTATCCTTATGATGATTTGGCTGCCCATATTCTTGGTTTTACGGGCATTGATAATCAGGGCTTAACAGGTGTCGAGAAGAAGTATGATGATAAGCTGAATGGTTTGAATGGCAGTGTGTCCTACTTGTCCGATGCGGCCGGAAGGCTAATGCCGGGCTCATCCGAGAAGTATGTGGAACCGAAGGACGGCCTTAACCTCAAGCTGACCATTGATAAATCCATTCAGTCCATCATGGAGAGAGAACTGGATCAGGCCATGGTGAAGTTCCAAGCGAACTCAGCATTGGCCATAGCGATGAATCCCAAAACGGGTGAAATCTTGGGGATGTCCAGCAGGCCGGGATACGAACCTGCCGATTATCAGCAATATCCAGCGGAGATATACAATCGCAATTTACCGATCTGGATGACCTACGAGCCGGGCTCCACATTTAAGATCATTACTTTGGCAGCAGCGCTTGAAGAGAAAAAGGTCAATCTGCAACAGGATCAATTTTTTGATCCCGGATATGTTGAGGTGGGTGGGGCCCGTCTGCGTTGCTGGAAAAAGGGCGGCCACGGAAGTCAGACCTTCTTACAAGTTGTGGAGAACTCATGTAACCCGGGCTTTGTGGCTTTGGGGCAGAGGCTGGGCAAAGAATCGCTCTTCTCCTATATTAAAGACTTTGGTTTCGGTACCAAGACAGGGATTGATCTCAGCGGAGAAGCCAGTGGAATTCTGTTCAAACTGTCCAGAGTGGGACCTGTCGAGCTTGCAACGACTGCTTTTGGTCAAGGTGTATCGGTAACGCCCATTCAGCAAGTAGCAGCTGTGTCAGCGGCCATCAATGGGGGTAAACTTTACAAGCCTTATGTTACGAAAGCGTGGGTCCATCCGGTCACAGGGGAAGTCATGGAAGAAGCCAAGCCGGAACTGGTTCGTCAGGTGATCTCGGAGAATACATCCAAACAAGTACGTGAAGCACTCGAGAGTGTTGTCGCAAAAGGTACCGGGCGTCCGGCATTCATTGATGGATACCGGGTTGGTGGCAAAACAGGTACAGCCCAGAAGGTTATCAACGGACGTTATTCCTCGACTGAGCATATCGTATCCTTTATCGGATTTGCACCAGCAGATGACCCACAGATTGTGGTTTATACCGCAGTGGATAATCCCAAAGGAATTCAGTTCGGAGGTGTGGTTGCCGCCCCGATTGTGCAGAACATCCTTGAAGATGCTTTGCATTATATGAATGTACCTGTTCGGAAGGATCAGGTCGCCAAAGAATACAAGTATGGTGAAACCAAAATCGTGACAGTCCCAGACCTGACAGGAGCTACTGTTGAAGATCTGTACGAAGACCTGAACATGAATTTTATGCTGGCGAAGTCTGGCAGTGGTAAATACGTAATTAATCAGGCACCTAAGCCTGGGGCGAGGGTAGATCAGGGATCAACCATCCGCATTTATATGGGGAATGTACTGAACGATGCACATGATCACACAAAGGATGAATAA
- the rsmH gene encoding 16S rRNA (cytosine(1402)-N(4))-methyltransferase RsmH codes for MFHHITVLKEEATEGLNIKQDGIYVDCTLGGGGHSSVIASKLGPGGRLIALDQDDWALDNAREKLAAYGERVTLVKTNFRDLEQVLKDLDVPMMDGVPQVDGILYDLGVSSPQFDEGERGFSYNHDAPLDMRMDQDAMLTAKEIVNEWPEEEIARILYRYGEEKFSRRIARVIVGKRAQSTIETTGELVELIKEGIPAAARRTGGHPAKRSFQALRIAVNDELGAFEEGLHQAVRCLAPGGRVSVITFHSLEDRICKQIFSSYLEKCTCPPDFPLCVCGGKGTLRLVNRKPLIPTETELTENSRARSAKLRVAEKL; via the coding sequence TTGTTTCACCACATAACCGTACTCAAAGAAGAGGCAACAGAGGGATTAAACATCAAGCAGGACGGTATATACGTGGACTGCACTTTAGGCGGTGGCGGACATAGCTCCGTGATTGCTTCCAAGCTTGGTCCAGGGGGACGTCTGATCGCACTTGATCAGGATGATTGGGCTTTGGACAATGCTCGTGAGAAGCTCGCAGCTTATGGAGAACGTGTAACATTGGTGAAAACCAATTTTCGGGATCTGGAACAGGTACTCAAGGATCTGGATGTACCAATGATGGATGGTGTGCCACAGGTCGACGGTATTTTGTACGACTTGGGTGTGTCATCTCCGCAATTTGATGAAGGAGAACGTGGATTCAGTTACAATCACGATGCTCCGCTCGATATGCGAATGGACCAGGATGCAATGCTGACGGCCAAAGAGATTGTGAATGAGTGGCCAGAAGAAGAGATTGCTCGAATTTTGTATCGCTATGGTGAAGAGAAGTTTTCGAGAAGAATTGCCCGTGTTATCGTCGGAAAACGAGCGCAGTCCACCATTGAGACGACAGGTGAACTCGTGGAACTGATCAAGGAAGGCATCCCGGCGGCAGCTCGACGTACTGGTGGACATCCTGCCAAACGCAGCTTCCAGGCACTACGCATTGCCGTCAACGATGAGTTGGGTGCGTTTGAGGAAGGTTTGCATCAGGCTGTTCGTTGTCTGGCACCAGGAGGACGTGTATCTGTTATCACCTTCCATTCCCTTGAGGATCGGATATGTAAACAGATTTTCAGCAGTTATCTGGAAAAATGTACATGTCCACCCGATTTTCCGTTGTGTGTATGCGGCGGCAAGGGGACCCTGCGTTTAGTTAACAGAAAACCGTTGATTCCAACGGAAACGGAATTGACCGAAAATTCACGTGCTCGTTCAGCCAAGCTGCGCGTAGCCGAGAAATTGTAG
- the mraZ gene encoding division/cell wall cluster transcriptional repressor MraZ, with translation MFMGEFQHSIDDKGRVIIPAKFRESLGPSFVVTRGLDQCLFVYPMEEWGVMEQKLKALPLMKSDARAFTRFFFSGATECELDKQGRVNLPGNLREYAKLDKDCVVLGVSNRVEIWSKGIWESYFNQSEEAFNDIAEKLVDFNFDL, from the coding sequence ATGTTTATGGGGGAGTTCCAACATAGCATTGATGATAAGGGTCGGGTTATCATTCCGGCTAAATTCCGCGAATCTCTGGGACCGTCTTTCGTTGTCACACGGGGTTTGGACCAGTGTCTTTTCGTGTACCCCATGGAGGAGTGGGGGGTCATGGAACAGAAGCTCAAAGCACTGCCATTGATGAAATCTGATGCACGTGCGTTTACCCGGTTTTTTTTCTCGGGTGCAACCGAATGTGAACTGGACAAACAGGGCAGGGTAAATCTGCCGGGCAATTTAAGAGAGTATGCCAAGCTGGACAAGGATTGTGTTGTTCTTGGCGTGTCGAACCGGGTGGAGATTTGGAGCAAAGGCATATGGGAGAGTTATTTCAATCAATCCGAAGAAGCATTCAACGACATTGCCGAAAAGCTGGTCGATTTTAATTTTGATTTATAA
- a CDS encoding adenosylhomocysteinase, with amino-acid sequence MTTPALQNSIVKDMGLASEGHLKIDWVEAHMPVLNRIRRQFEQDLPFKGLKVAICLHLEAKTAYLAKVIQAGGAEVTITHSNPLSTQDDVCAALVEDGVTVYAKYNPEPAEFKSLQLRALEVKPDLIIDDGGDFATIIASERPDLAATIRGGAEETTTGIIRLKALAKEGQLKFPMVAVNDAYCKYLFDNRYGTGQSAFDGIIRTTNLVIAGKNVVVAGYGWCGKGVAMRAKGLGANVIVTEIDPIKAVEAHMDGFRVMTMVEAAKLGDFFIAVTGNKDVITGEHYDVMKDGAILSNAGHFDVEVNKPELAKRSESIRTVRRNIEEYRFKDGRKMYLLAEGRLVNLGAADGHPAEIMDTTFALQALGLRYVSENYENLGKNVVNVPYDIDQQVASYKLESLNIGIDSLSAEQEKYLDSWKF; translated from the coding sequence ATGACTACACCTGCGTTGCAAAACAGTATTGTTAAAGATATGGGACTCGCTTCAGAGGGTCATCTGAAAATAGACTGGGTAGAGGCACATATGCCGGTATTAAACCGCATTCGTCGCCAATTCGAACAGGATCTGCCTTTCAAAGGTTTGAAGGTCGCGATTTGTCTTCATCTGGAGGCAAAAACAGCTTACTTGGCAAAAGTGATCCAAGCGGGTGGGGCGGAAGTAACGATTACGCACAGTAACCCATTGTCTACACAAGATGATGTCTGCGCAGCATTAGTGGAAGACGGTGTTACAGTATATGCGAAATACAATCCGGAACCTGCGGAATTCAAATCTTTGCAACTGCGTGCGCTTGAAGTGAAGCCTGATCTTATTATTGATGATGGCGGAGACTTTGCAACCATTATTGCATCCGAGCGCCCTGACCTCGCAGCAACAATTCGCGGCGGAGCAGAAGAAACGACAACGGGTATTATTCGTTTGAAAGCATTGGCGAAAGAAGGCCAATTGAAGTTTCCAATGGTTGCAGTTAATGACGCATACTGCAAGTATCTGTTCGATAATCGCTACGGTACAGGACAATCTGCATTCGACGGAATTATTCGTACAACCAACTTGGTTATCGCTGGTAAAAACGTAGTGGTTGCAGGTTATGGCTGGTGTGGTAAAGGTGTAGCGATGCGCGCCAAAGGTCTTGGTGCGAATGTGATCGTAACCGAGATCGATCCAATCAAAGCGGTAGAAGCACACATGGACGGGTTCCGGGTCATGACAATGGTGGAAGCCGCCAAATTGGGCGATTTCTTTATTGCGGTTACAGGCAATAAGGATGTTATCACAGGGGAGCATTACGATGTGATGAAGGATGGAGCGATCCTGAGTAATGCAGGTCACTTTGATGTTGAAGTGAATAAACCTGAACTGGCTAAACGTTCGGAATCGATTCGCACAGTTCGCCGCAACATTGAGGAATATCGTTTCAAAGACGGTCGTAAGATGTACCTTCTCGCAGAAGGTCGTCTTGTGAACCTGGGTGCAGCAGATGGTCACCCTGCCGAAATCATGGATACGACGTTTGCCCTGCAGGCACTTGGTCTGCGTTATGTAAGTGAGAATTATGAAAACTTGGGTAAAAACGTTGTTAATGTACCATATGATATTGACCAGCAGGTTGCCAGCTATAAACTTGAAAGCCTGAATATTGGCATCGACTCCTTGTCAGCTGAGCAAGAGAAATACCTGGATAGCTGGAAATTTTAA
- a CDS encoding UDP-N-acetylmuramoyl-L-alanyl-D-glutamate--2,6-diaminopimelate ligase produces the protein MLLKQFASMLTTARLVGESNTECQNLQTDSRQVKPGDLFICLPGHTVDGHDYAEKAVNAGAVALVVERQLDLPVPQLLVKDSRFAMAVLADFFFDSPSQKMNMIGVTGTNGKTTTTYLIEKIMSDYGRKTGLIGTIQMRYDGRTYPMSGTTPEALDLQRSLHDMVQKGTDCCVMEVSSHALEQGRVKGTNFRTAVFTNLTQDHLDYHHSMEEYRGAKGLFFARLGNGYTEDVSQRKFAVINADDPAADYFISVTAAEVITYGMGEKADVRASQISITSQGTSFHVDTFAGSTDIRLRMVGKFNVYNAMAAISAALVEGIPLEEIKRSLETVPGVDGRVEGVDEGQPFAVIVDYAHTPDGLENVLRTVKEFAEGRVICVFGCGGDRDRTKRPLMGKIAANYSDFVLVTSDNPRTEDPDLILKDIEQGLIEESVPTERYTMIVDRRQAIHEAIEMASPADVVLIAGKGHETYQIIGTTKTDFDDRIIAKEAIRGKSN, from the coding sequence GTGCTTTTAAAACAATTTGCATCGATGCTGACCACCGCCCGCCTCGTGGGCGAATCAAATACAGAATGCCAAAACCTTCAGACAGATTCCCGGCAGGTAAAACCGGGTGATCTGTTTATCTGTCTTCCGGGACATACGGTAGATGGTCATGATTATGCAGAAAAAGCTGTAAATGCAGGTGCAGTTGCATTGGTGGTTGAACGGCAGCTGGATCTGCCTGTACCACAATTGCTGGTGAAAGACAGCCGATTTGCGATGGCTGTTCTGGCAGATTTCTTTTTTGACTCGCCAAGCCAGAAGATGAATATGATTGGTGTAACGGGAACGAACGGCAAAACAACGACCACCTATTTAATTGAAAAAATCATGAGTGATTACGGGCGCAAGACGGGATTAATCGGTACCATTCAAATGCGGTATGACGGTCGCACCTACCCGATGTCAGGAACAACACCAGAGGCGCTTGATCTGCAGCGTAGTCTGCATGATATGGTTCAGAAGGGTACGGACTGCTGTGTTATGGAAGTTTCTTCTCATGCGTTGGAACAAGGGCGAGTAAAGGGAACGAATTTCCGCACTGCGGTATTCACTAACCTGACGCAGGATCATTTGGACTACCACCATTCAATGGAGGAATATCGCGGGGCCAAAGGATTGTTCTTTGCACGACTGGGTAACGGTTATACGGAAGATGTCTCACAGCGTAAATTCGCTGTTATCAATGCAGATGACCCGGCAGCGGATTATTTCATCTCTGTGACTGCGGCTGAAGTGATTACATATGGCATGGGTGAAAAGGCGGATGTACGCGCATCCCAAATCTCAATCACGTCTCAGGGAACTTCTTTCCACGTGGATACATTTGCAGGCAGCACAGATATTCGCTTGCGCATGGTAGGCAAATTCAATGTGTACAATGCAATGGCAGCCATCTCTGCAGCGCTGGTGGAGGGTATTCCGCTGGAAGAGATCAAGCGCAGTCTGGAGACGGTTCCGGGCGTGGATGGACGTGTTGAAGGAGTGGACGAAGGGCAGCCATTTGCTGTTATTGTCGATTATGCCCATACACCGGATGGACTGGAGAATGTGCTGCGGACGGTGAAAGAATTTGCCGAAGGACGTGTAATTTGCGTGTTTGGCTGTGGTGGCGACAGGGACCGTACCAAACGCCCTCTCATGGGGAAAATTGCTGCGAATTATAGTGATTTTGTACTGGTTACTTCCGATAATCCACGGACAGAAGATCCGGATCTGATTCTCAAAGACATTGAACAGGGCCTGATTGAAGAATCCGTTCCTACTGAACGTTATACGATGATTGTGGATCGACGCCAGGCGATTCATGAAGCTATTGAAATGGCAAGCCCAGCCGATGTAGTATTGATTGCGGGCAAGGGTCACGAGACCTATCAGATTATCGGCACAACCAAAACCGATTTTGATGACCGAATCATAGCCAAAGAAGCGATAAGGGGCAAATCCAATTGA
- a CDS encoding penicillin-binding transpeptidase domain-containing protein, producing MIKRIKMRTLLIGGCITLFFLVLVTRIFFIQVVNGGVWQERAAGLVEREQTIKAARGTITDRNGNILATDSPAYTVSVNPLLINELGIQDVVTEKLSALLGKNESEMRALVTAKNKDGVFYQQREVRSEGYKISPELAAQVNELREELQDEYKARNAIVMAQESKRFYPEETLASHLLGYMSRDGKAVNGLEVSYDEALTGTDGYLNYQKDAKGIKLPDSQDNYLPPQNGKNLTLTIDDTIQFYIEDAMKEAVAKYNPLSMTVIAADPSTMEILGMANWPTFNPNSYGSTPDQKNFINHATQSIYEPGSTFKIVTLAGAVEEKLFDPNASFESKRMYIGGFPISDNGHAYGWISYLEGVKRSSNIAFVNLGYNMLGGERLRHYIDEFGFGKKTGIDLPNESASPIKPLVYKSEIATAAYGHGLVQVTPIQQVAAISAIANGGKLLEPHLVKEIKNPNDGTTEVIKPKVVRQVISKESSKLVSGYLEQVVADQTIGTGRNAYIEGYRVAGKTGTARKVVNGAYSKSKDVVSFIGFAPVNNPKIAILVVIDQPDGTNIGGGTAAAPVFKKIVSQTLQYMGIPKDTAKTPDKKSKEVSVVQAKAPDLSGKTAKQARSQLLSAGIAYVTLGQGDNVIRQYPVAGASMNPGQRIYLLTEESSKMKIPDLTGESLRDALEVLSLMKVGVTVKGEGYVVKQTEQVAGEQRTVQLNLQTAKAAVTGIADEAPISSDPSSEAEVEEQEPSGGEGKTDGTDKTDKTDNNKAPANESESSNDPATNGASLP from the coding sequence ATGATAAAAAGAATAAAGATGCGCACGTTGCTTATAGGGGGATGTATTACCCTCTTTTTTCTTGTACTCGTAACCCGAATCTTTTTCATTCAAGTTGTGAATGGCGGTGTATGGCAGGAACGGGCAGCCGGTTTGGTAGAGCGGGAACAGACGATTAAGGCTGCACGTGGAACGATTACGGATCGAAATGGTAACATTTTGGCTACTGACTCGCCTGCGTATACGGTTTCTGTTAATCCGTTATTAATTAATGAACTTGGAATTCAGGATGTTGTTACGGAGAAACTTTCTGCCCTTCTTGGGAAAAATGAGAGTGAGATGCGTGCTCTGGTCACAGCCAAAAATAAAGATGGAGTCTTCTATCAGCAACGTGAAGTACGCAGTGAAGGATATAAGATAAGTCCTGAACTTGCTGCACAAGTCAACGAGTTGCGTGAAGAACTGCAAGATGAATATAAGGCGCGTAATGCAATTGTGATGGCTCAGGAGTCGAAGCGTTTTTACCCTGAAGAAACACTTGCCTCTCACCTCTTGGGATATATGAGCCGTGATGGGAAAGCTGTCAATGGACTTGAAGTCTCATATGATGAAGCACTGACTGGTACAGACGGATATCTGAATTATCAGAAGGATGCCAAAGGCATTAAACTTCCGGATTCACAGGATAACTATCTGCCACCTCAGAACGGTAAAAACCTTACGCTAACCATCGATGACACGATCCAGTTCTACATTGAGGATGCAATGAAAGAAGCCGTTGCCAAATATAATCCACTGAGTATGACGGTCATTGCAGCAGACCCGAGCACCATGGAGATTCTAGGCATGGCGAATTGGCCAACTTTTAACCCGAATTCGTATGGGAGTACACCTGATCAAAAGAATTTTATCAATCATGCTACTCAATCCATCTATGAGCCAGGTAGTACATTCAAAATAGTTACGCTGGCAGGGGCTGTAGAAGAAAAACTTTTCGATCCCAATGCAAGTTTCGAATCCAAACGCATGTATATCGGTGGTTTCCCAATTAGTGATAATGGACATGCCTATGGTTGGATATCTTATCTTGAAGGTGTCAAACGGTCAAGTAACATTGCCTTTGTTAACTTGGGTTATAACATGCTTGGTGGTGAACGTCTGCGTCATTACATAGACGAATTCGGTTTTGGTAAAAAGACAGGTATTGATCTGCCGAATGAGTCAGCGTCACCGATCAAGCCACTTGTATACAAATCTGAGATTGCCACGGCAGCCTATGGGCATGGTCTTGTACAGGTAACACCAATTCAACAGGTCGCAGCCATCTCTGCGATCGCCAACGGCGGCAAATTGCTGGAGCCACATCTGGTGAAGGAGATCAAGAACCCGAATGATGGAACAACGGAAGTGATCAAACCTAAAGTTGTTCGTCAGGTGATTTCCAAGGAATCTTCTAAACTGGTGAGTGGTTATTTGGAACAAGTGGTTGCAGACCAAACGATTGGTACTGGTCGTAACGCCTATATTGAAGGTTACCGTGTAGCTGGTAAGACAGGTACGGCAAGAAAGGTTGTTAATGGAGCATACAGTAAGTCAAAAGACGTTGTATCGTTTATTGGATTCGCGCCCGTGAATAATCCGAAGATTGCTATACTTGTTGTCATTGACCAACCGGATGGAACCAACATTGGGGGAGGAACCGCAGCTGCACCGGTGTTCAAAAAGATTGTCAGCCAGACTCTTCAATATATGGGAATACCCAAAGATACAGCCAAAACTCCTGACAAAAAGTCAAAAGAAGTCTCTGTCGTGCAAGCCAAGGCACCTGACTTGAGTGGCAAGACAGCCAAACAGGCCAGAAGCCAGCTTCTAAGCGCAGGTATTGCTTATGTGACTCTTGGTCAAGGTGATAATGTAATTCGGCAGTATCCGGTTGCAGGCGCTTCTATGAATCCAGGACAACGAATCTATCTGCTAACGGAAGAAAGCAGCAAGATGAAGATTCCCGATCTAACAGGTGAATCTCTCCGTGATGCCCTTGAAGTGCTTTCTCTCATGAAGGTGGGGGTTACGGTCAAGGGTGAGGGCTATGTCGTGAAGCAAACCGAGCAGGTCGCAGGTGAGCAGAGAACTGTGCAGTTGAACTTGCAAACTGCCAAAGCTGCAGTGACAGGTATAGCCGATGAGGCTCCGATCTCTTCTGATCCGTCGTCAGAAGCTGAAGTGGAGGAACAAGAGCCTTCGGGCGGAGAAGGTAAAACCGACGGAACAGACAAAACAGATAAAACAGATAACAACAAGGCTCCTGCCAATGAATCCGAATCCTCTAATGATCCAGCCACAAACGGAGCTTCGCTTCCATAG